Part of the Lolium rigidum isolate FL_2022 chromosome 6, APGP_CSIRO_Lrig_0.1, whole genome shotgun sequence genome, TCTGGGGTAACTTGCTGAGATATATACGTGCAGCTAGCTACAACTCATGCATTGAATTAAGACCAATAAGCAGTAAGAATCAGTTAGACTATGCATGATGACTAGCTAAACCAGTAGCGGTTGCACTCGACATCCTAGCTGGTACTGCACCAGCATCTGTACCATATCTTGTTAGTACATGCGGTGTATCGTGTTGCCTTTTCTGGCACCATGCACGGTGAGTTGTGAGCTCTGCCAACTTGTGTCCCTTCCTGCACATTTCAGCTGGGTCCCGACTCCCATACACGAGACTTTATCATACGAACGGGACGTGGAGCAGGCATCTGCCAGATTGCCAGCTTCTGCATTTTTTTTCTCTTGGATACGTGACTTTGCCATTGCTTATCTGGTACTTTTATTCGCCTCTTGTTGTTTTTAAAACTATAGTTTGTGAATGTATGTGTGCGCATGATATAGCTGGTCTACAAATTGTTTTTCACTAAGCACAGGAACGAACAGGTGTTTACAATATGGTGGTCGTTCCCAGTATGCATGTCGCAGTCAGCCTGTCACCGTTGTTTGTCATAATGCATGGTCTGCTGTTTGTACCCTCTTAGGAAGTGTTCAAATAATTAGCTAGTTGACCGGGCTAGAGCAGGCACTCACATAACGTGACAGGAATTTAATAGGGATACTCTGCTGTGGTTGCTGAGTCACCAGGTACTGGCGAACGTGCCCACACCTAGGTTATCTCTATCTACTTTGAAGTTTGTAATAATGTTAGTCCTATCTCTTGAGTTCTGATAATTAGCATTTGAAGTTAATTTCCCTACTTGGTATAGCCATAAATTTCAATGTATATAGAGCCAATGCTCATAATACTCCGAGACCAAgttaaggtacatgcataaacatTTATCATTATCGTGTGTTGCACCCTTTAAGATTCATAATCCATGATTAATTTATATTTCACCCATGAACTATACTGCTATGATAACTACTCAATGCATTTTAAACATTTGCTGGTACTAGTAATATTTATAAGAATTTCATCAGCTGGTTCTCTGTTTAGGAGCAACTTGGTTCGTAACATGTAACTTTTATTGAAATAATCATAGTTATTGTTGCATTTTATAACAATATTTTAGCACTGAGATATAGTAACAAACAAATTAGCTGTAGGCATCATGTTGCTTTTGTTTATAGTTCTTTTGCCCTTAGCTTAATGATCTTGATTTTTAATATATATAATCTTCCTTGCATGCATCTTATATGCCAAATAAATATATTACTTAAAAATTCTCgcgtctagttttttttttctcgccTGATATTTTTCGGTAACAGATGAGCTACCATTCAAaacgtttcaaaaaaaattgaattgaAAGTTTCCAAACTAGATCAGATACATTGCTAATAGGCATACTTATCGACGAGCCTTTGTCGTGGCGCGCGAGCCTGACAGGTCGATAGGTCTCCGGTTCAATTTTTGGTGTGCTCTATGGATTTTTTTAATTCACTCTAGTTTTACTCTCTGATATGTGGGTCCCATGGTTTAAAGATTGAAAAATACAAGCGATTTGAGAGTGGGACTTTGAACCCAATACCAGAGGGAAGAAGAGATCGCTAGTCACTACTGCGCCATTCTCTACTTTGCGTGGAACTTAGGGTATAATGTATCTGCGTTGTGGGTTCTAAATTGGAATTCATTTTTTCAATTCTTTTGGATGGTAAAGGTACGAGATTTGCGGTATTGTCTTGTAATTGGTGTACCAGTGTCCTAGTAGAAAACATGTCCGAGAAAATCTCCGCGTCACATATAGTTTTGCCCTTTTGTAATTTGGCTGAAAAAGTGCATGCATATCCATTCAATACAAAAAGTTAGAGGTTAATTGATTTTTCGATTAAGAGTTTTCGTTATCACGATTTATATAAGATAAAAGAATATTATTTTATTGGTGCACTGGACGATGATTACTCATACATAACAAGCATGTTATTTTTTAATCGAACAAAAAAACCACATTGTGTGATGATGCATTACATATTTTTGGAAAACCTAAGGACTGGCGGAATTATCATAAAAATGGGCTGTACAAATTTAGGGAACAAGAGAAGACAAAATAATTAGTACTGAATATTCTTTAGACTTACCTATGGATTAAATATCCGTCCACATGTTTACGAAATATACATGGAGCCACCTAATATCTGTTAAGCATGTTGCTCctatttttctattttatttttatcagTGGTTTATTTTATACCATACCACCCTAAGGTTGATGTCTGTATACTAAATACGTTATCTTGACCACCCCATCACAATACGAGTCTATCCTTTCATTTTCATTACTTGATGGTTTGTTTTCCTTCTCTTTTTCTCACAAGTTTAATGAATCATAGTAGTCATACTTTGAAATATGCATTACACATACTTAACTAAATAAACTAATTTCCGAAATAGATGATGTTTACAAGAGATATGTATGGTGGGAAGGTATGGCCACACCGCCGGGTCAATAGAAACCTAGAATTGACAACAACTGATTTTCAAAACCTTTGTCCCAAATTTTGGTATGGATTACCTTAAGAATATTTCCTTGACATCTTTGTTAGACCATAATTTTATTGACTAATTTTTTAATGACCTATTGACTatttttgtttatatttgattTTTACACCATTTTAAAATCCAGTAGGTGCGTGTATGGATATATTTATCCATGCAATTTGTTAATCAATTTCCACTTGAATGTGAATACAATAATTTGTATTCAAAATTGGTGCAACATGTGCAACCAACTATAAAGTGTTCTCGGTGTAGTATGACTTCATGTTCCCTAAGTTTAGTTTGTCATGCAGTTAAGTATATTATGATACCATTTTTCATCAAATCGATCTTTTGAAATGGTTCGTTGGTTTGTGTACCTAACGTGCTACTAGAGCGCCCAGGTCATGGGTTTAAGTCTCATTCCCTGTACCATTAATCCCTAATTTATCTACACCCCGGTTAGGTATGAGGGGAGGAATTATCCATGTCGGATGTGAAGGGGTGTCATGTGGGGTGACCGACATTGCTGAGCATGCACTGTACTGGTGATGGTTTGGAGCTCTTCTGTCTTCTCTGTCCTCATCAGTGGTCTCAACACTCACGATTGTTGCAGCCTTTTTCATTAAAacgctctctttctctctcccccGCTCGCTCTATGTTTCCCAAAACAACACCTCGGTATCCACTTGTACCTGTGGTGCCCTATGATTGTGAAAGAATTTAGCGAATGACCTTCGGTTGATGTGTCGCTTCAAATCATAGTTGCCTCCTGGAGCTCACCGTTGTTGCCGGCTTTGTTGTCGCCCGGAAAACGGTGGAGGAGGCTTgatcacactagtagaaaacaggcctTTCGTCCAGCACCCCtggaagctttagtcccggtttaaaaaagaaccgggactaatgggcggcattggtcccggtttatcctagaaagcctttagtcccagtttgtttggagcctttagtcccggttcgtattaccaaccgggactaaatgggtggcgagcctttagtcccggttggtattacaAACCGGAACTAAAAGTCATTTGCCCCGACGCACGCCAGCAGCCCATGTGGCGGGACCTTTATTCCCGGTTTGTTAACCAGGACTAAAGGGGAGGGCCTTTAGTACCAAATgattagtcccggttgcaaatCCGGAACTAAAGGCCCTTATCAACAGGGACTGTatgccctttttctactagtgtcagcACGCTTCTGGATAGCTCAGGTCATGGTCCGCCTCTATTTTAGACGTGTTCCTGCCCTCACCGGTACCCTATCCTTCAGGTGGTGCGGCCTTTGGAAGCACCTCACCAAGCTCTCCTTCCGCGATATCATGCCGAGCGCTGTCGACGTAACCCTCAACAGGGTTGCCTGCCTAGCCCTCTCCCACCTCAAAATGAAAATCCTCAATCGACACACCGTTGATCTTGCACGCGTATCTTCGCTACTTGGTGCCAACACTCACCAGTGCCTTTTTTGTCCTCATTTGTAGTCTCAACACTCGCCATTGCCGCAACATTTTCTATTAAAgagctctctttctctctctttctcctcGCTCTCTCTATCTTCCCTAAACAAGACAACCGAGTATCCACTCATACATGCGGTGCCCTATGACTGGAACAACTAAGCGATGGAGCTGTGATCAACGTGTTGCCTCAGGTCGCAACCGCCTCCTGGAGCTCACCGTCGTTGCCGGCCTCATCGTTGCCCAGACTGCAGTGGAGCAGGCTCCGTATGCTGGATCACCTCCATTGTGCCAGTGCACAACCTTCACCGGTGTCCTCCCCCGTCGGTGATGCAGCCCTTGGACATACCTAATTGAGCTCTCCTTCCGCGATATCGCGTTGGACGCTCTCAGTGCGGCCCTGAACCAAGTTTCCTGCCCTACCCTCTCCCACGTCATAATAAAAATCCCCAAGTGACACACCATTgatattgcccatgtatcttcgcTACTTGGTGCCAGCACTCACCTCCTCTGTCCTCATTTGTGGTCTAAACACACGTCCTCATTTGTGGTCTCAACACACGCCAGTGCTGCAGCTTTTGTCCATAAAAgtactctctttctctctctctctctctctctatccctTCCTCTATGTTCCCAAAACAAGACAACTGAGTATCCACTTGTACATGTGGTGCCTTGTGATTGTGAAAGAATTAAGCGATGGAACTGCGGTCGACGTGTCTCCCTAGGTCGTAGCCGCCTTTCGGAGCTCGTTGTCATTTCCGCCCTCGTCATTGCCCGGACGTCACCGGAGCAGGCTTGATCAGCACCCTTCTAGATGGCATGTTACTCATGTGCTATTTCTCCTCTCGTCCGCCCGTGTCGTTGCCCTCACCGGCGCCCTCTCCTGCCAATGTGCGGCCTATGGATGCACCTCACCGAGCTCTCTTGCCACAATATCACGTCGGACGCTCTCAATGCAGCCCTCAACCGCCTGACCTGTCCTTTACCATCTCAAAAAAAGAATCCCCAAATGACGCACCATTGATCTTCCCACGTATCTTTGCTACTTGATGCCAACACTCACCATTGCCTCATCTTTCCTCATGCATGGTCTCAACACCCACTAGCGCGACAGCTTTGCCATTAAAGCTCTCTCGTACTCTCTCAGCTATTCTTGTTCTATGTTCCCCAAACAAGACAATTGAATATCCACCCGTACATGTGGTCCCTTGTGATTGTGAAAGAATTTTAGTTGTTGAGCTGTAGTCGACGTGTCTCCTCAGGTTGAACCCGCCTCCCCGAGCTTTCTGTCATTTCCAGCCTCATCGCGGAGCGGGCTTGATAAGCACCCTTCTAGATGACATGCTGATTAGGTTCCGGTTCGCCCCTGTGGCGCCCGTGGAGGCGCCGTCACCGACGGCCTCTCTCGCTGATGGTTCGGCCTATGGACACAACTCATAGAGCTCTCCTTCCGTGATATCGCGTCCAACGCTCTCGACACGCCCCTCAACCAGATCGCCTGCCCTACCCTTTCCCAACTCAAAATAAAAACTCCAAGAGATATACCATTCACCCTGCCCGCGTATCTTCGCTAATTAATTGGTGCAACCACTCACGATTGATGTCCTCATATGTGGTCTCAACACTCACCGGTGTTAGCGTTTTTCCATAGAGCGCTCTGTTCCTCTTTCTCTCCCCCTGCTTGCTCTATGTTTTCCAAACAAGACAACGGAGTATCCACTCGTACATGTGGTGCCCTGTGATTGTGAAAGAACTTAGCGATGAAGCTGTCGTCGATGTGTTGCCTCAGGTTGGAGCTCGCTGTCGTTGCCAGCCTCGTCGCTGCCCGAAAACAGCGGACTGTGCCTGGTCAACAACCTTCCAGATGACATGCTGCTCAGGTCCTGGTTCGCCGCTGTTGCATCTGTAACACCGCCCGAACCGGCACCTCCCCGCTGGTGGTGCGGACTCTGGACCCACATCACCGAATTCTCCTTTTGCAATATTGAACCGGTCGCTCTCGACGTGGCCCTCAACCAGGTCGCCTGCCCTGCCCTCTCCCACCTCAAAATAAAAATCTCCAAGCGACACACAGTTTATCCTCCCCGCGTATCTATGCTACTTGGTGCCAACACGAGGCTCGTCCCGGCGGATATCATCTTTAATGTATGGTGGCACACCAATGTTAGTGACATTGCTATTGAGGTCCGCTGCTTCAACCGCGCCTCCTCGATCAAGCTCGACGCGGTCAACATTTATCTATTACCGCCGGCGGGGGTGTTCAGTTCCATGTGCTGGAGAGGCTATAAAGCTCTGGCTGCCGCATCTGCATCCGTGGGCTGGTCCTGCGGTGCCCTCACCTGTGCGTGCTAGAAGTATGCAACTGCCGGGGCCTAAGCATGATCAGAGTCCACTCACGAACGATTGGAAATGTTTCCTTGGACCATGGACGCCTAGGAGGCATGGCATGGCTACCTTACAAAAACGATTGAGGATGTGCACCTACATGGAGAGACATTTCAGTCTCATTCTCGGCCCCGATGTTAAAAAATATATGTTTGCAGTGCTCTTGTTTATTGCAAAATGTTGGGATTGGAAAGGTATGGCGTCTGCGCTACATGCAACTGGGGATAGAGAAGAGAGTGTATGTCTTATATTTGTCCATAGATGCTCCTGCTCTGATGCTAGTCACCGTCCTGAACTTTTCTCAACAGTCAATACTGGATTAGAACTCCAAAATTCAGCTTTACACCTGGTTGTTACTTTTACCTGACCAACCTTCTGACATCTCTTGTCCACTTGATGCACACATGTTTCACATCAGGTGGCATCTCCATTTGGATTAGTTGTCCTGGAACGTGTGTAAGAGCAAAGCACCCACATATTCGGTTACATCTGAGTGATTTGTTCTTAGATTTTCTCCAGGACAATTTGTATGCAATGCCACACCATTTTTCTGAGGTGCATGCAAGTGTGCCAGGATGTGGTTCAGGTGATGTATGTTAAAAACACAACCTTTTGTACAATGACCCAGGACTATGCGGAATTATGTACAAAATCCAGTGATCTATTTGCAGAGTACACTTTTCGTAATTTTTTAAATCTGAATTGATGTATGTGTATGCTCTATGCATTTAGTCCTTTCGACTGTGCATATTCTCAATTGCTGCTTGAACTCAGGACATGGTTTGTATATCATTCACAACGGTGTGTCTATTTAAAGACACTTGATTATGTAGAACCACACCATAAAGTTCGGTGCATGACTGAATGGTCCATGAATCCATGATTAGCTGTCTCCAGCAGGAGATTCTACTATTCACGGCATTACGTCCTAAATTCAAGCTGACAATGAAATAATAATAATTTGTTCCACACCTAGAGTATAATCTATAACTCGCTTGTATGTCTGCTAACTAATATTTCTGTATCAACAGTGTTGAATGTTGTAATTGTTCTTCACACTTCTCCCACAGAACATTACCATGTTTGCATAAAAAAAGTTCCTACAGAAAATGTCTCCAACAGGTGATTCTACTATTCACAGCATTAAGTCCTAAATTTAAGCTGATAATGAACTAGAGTATATCATCTATAACTCACTTGTATGTCTACTAACTAATTATATCTGTATCAACAGTGTTGAAATAGTAATTGCTCTTCACACTTCTCCAACAGAACATTACCGTGTTTGCATAAAAAAAACATACGGAGAGTGTTAGAGGCTTAGAGCCACACTAGGTGTCCATCATAGCCCCTATATGTATCACGTCTATGTATCACTGTTAACAGGAATGTTACTTTGGTATATGATCTTAAAGCTATCTTTTTCCTAAAGATTGGTGATGGTATATGACCATAAGATGTATCTACAGAAGTACATTGAAGGTTGTGAATTTCGCGTGGGGGTAAAAGCATGGTTCATCACCTAGATGCAAGCCTGCAACACCAACCTCATTTCCTTATAACACAGTTGTGCTAATCGCTTTTCCATATAGAGTGTCCATTTTCCTGATGTTTTATTTGAAAATGGTATACATGTGGTAAATATGATGTGCTGTTTAGTTTGCATTTATTTTTTGTATGCAAAGTTATATGGTTTCAGTAATGTTGCTCAATTATGCATCTTATGGTTTTCTGTATGAACAGTTATATGTATCTTATGGTTTCCAATAACAATGCTCAATTATGTAGGAAGCTCTGGAAAATCCAAATTTGCCTGATGGATTTGGTACACAGCCATCGGAGAAACCTGAAGCTTTACAACATCTCAGAAAAGAGATGGAAAATATATCTAGGAAGAGGAAGCAGGAGAAGCATAATACAAAGAAGGTTGACACAGTTAAATGCATTGACAGTAATAAGGCTGACAAAGTGCGGAAACCAGGAGACCTGGGAAAACATCTCCCTAGGCAAAGCATACTGAAGATAAAGCGCACATCTGTCAAAATGGTCAAGGAGAAACATGGCAATTCAAAAGGCAAGGAAGTGATAGAATTATGCCGCAAATCAGTGAAGCAAGTTAAATTCTCAGAAGCAGATGATATACTTGGCAGTGATATGCAAAGTTGTGAGCTACCCAAACAGCGAAGTCTCAGCAAGCTGTTTTCAGCTGCTATGGCTTCtttatcgtcgtcgtcatcatcatccatgTCTACTGAAGGAGACAAATGCATAACTACAGAGAGTAGTAGTTTTCATATGCCCAAGGAAGCTGTCACTACGACTAAAGAAACAAATGTGTGTTCAAATCATGAGGATTCTCCTACTGAAGGAGAAAAATGCACAACTGCAGAAAGTTGTAGTTCTCATATGCTGGAGGAAGCCATCACTAAGACTAAAGAAGCAAATCTGAATCCAAATCATGAGGATTCTCCTAAGCCTAGTAACACAGAACTGTCCTCTCATTTGCTTGATCTGAATCAGGAGGCACTACCAGAAACTACAGATCTAAACTACACGTATAATTCAAATTCTGAGGTACCATATCTGCCTAATGGGAGAGAAAACCGGAGGAATGTTTCTTTTGATTCACACAGACTGGCAAACCAACTACCTACCGCTGACTCGGAAAGTGTAAGGAACACAAGGTTGGCAGGCATATTATTGCGAGCTGATCAAGTCGAAGTTTCTGGCATAGATATAGTTGGTCCTCCATTGAGCTTAAGAGAGCTTGGTGAGACTCAGCGTGACTGTAGTAATTTCTCAGTAAAAGATACTCTGACTACGTGTATGTCCCCTTGCGCATTGTCAGACCATAGATTTCAGGATTCATTTCAACAGCACCAGAATGGGTTCCACACAAATCTGAATTATGGTGGCTCCCAGCTTTCTACCAGCGGGAAATTTCCTCCATTGAGCTTAACAGAGCTTGGTCAGACTCATCGTGACTCTTTTCAACAGCACCAGAATGGGTTGCACACTAATCTGAATCATGGTGACTCCCAGCTTTCTACGGGCGGGAGACTTCCTTCTAGGTCATCTCGTGAGTTGAACATGCAGCGTGAATGTAGTCCTTCTATGGGACAAACACTTCGTTTGATGGGTAAAGATCTTGCAGTTTGCACAACCAGAGGTGAAACGTCTGCCGACACTAGAGAGAAATATACAGGTACATCCACCAATGATCATTGGAAGACAAATGCTGTCCTGGAGTTGCCGCGTCAAGGACAGCCTTTTCTCTCTTTACAAGCTCAAAGTTTCCCCAGTCTTACAGTAAATTCTACCAGTACAATGCATGCTTCAACATATCATTCAAGCAAAAGTAAGGCACATTTTGGATACAGGACTCCACATGATTTCAGTCATCCAATCCCTGCAGCTAATGTATTTTCTGGAGATCGGTCGCCATATGAAAACAGGTTGGGCAATTTTCCAAGCTCGCATCCCAGTCAGCCTTTTCTATTGGGGTGTCCACCTCTTCCCAATAACTGCAGTGCAGCACAACATCATAATTCGCTGCCTCCTTGGGGTTATTACTCTGATCCCATCAATAGGACAGAATCACCTAGAGCACAATTTTGGCCTACAACCAGACAGCATGGGACACCATCTTCAGTTTTACATGGGAGTTTTCCCCAGCAACATATTGTGCATCCAACAAGCTCATCAGCTCGCCCTCTTAACTATGTGAATTCTACATTCAGCCATCCAGCCCGGGTAGTTCAAGAAGCTTCTAATAGCATAAGAGATGCAGCCCACTCATCCAGATATTCAGAAAACAGAACAGGTAGTGATGTTCCTGGCAATTCCAATTCTTCATCTGTTGGTCGCTATGCGCAGAAGAGATCAGGACCGGTGAGACTCACTCCCGGGGCGAAGCATATGTTGGTGCCAAGCGATAGCAGCACGGGTGATGGCAACTCTGTGCCTGTGTACTCCTGTGTTTCCTTTGGTAGTAGGAGCGGGAATGCTGCGCCGTCTCAGAACAAAGGAACATGATAGCCGTTGTGGAAATTTTGGTCGGTGGCAGGTGCATGAATCCACAAACATCAGCGCTGCTTTTATTCAAATTCATTATTCTAGCTCTCGCCTCCTGAAAAATGTTCACTGCATTTTTGTGCGTGTAAACCTAGATTGACTATACTGTAAGGAATGGTTGTGATACTTCAgatgctttgtttgcttgcttagcAGTTATTATTTCGTCAGTCGAACCTGAATCTGTCATGGCTGTTGTAGCCTAAACCATGTGCTCTGTTATTTTTCGTATTGCTGTTACTCTTGGTCTTGAAGCTAAATGGCTGTTACTGGCTGAAAATGTTGCCTTTTTTTCGACAAAGGCTGAAAATGTTACCAACATTTTGTATTGGCAATACTGTGAAATGTTAGGTTCATTCTGAACAAATGGCTACCTGGGGTGCCCATAACATTTTTAACTGAAAACTGTGAAATTTAACGTGCATATAAACATGAATGCTTTGTTAGAAAAAATGTTTTGTTTCAACCAGTTAAGAGCTTATATATGTTTAGCCTATGTCGTGAAGCGAGTTGCCGGTTCATTGCTTGTGTTAATCCTGCCATGGCAGCACAGATATTTGAGCTGGCAGCGATTCGAATTCTAGCTGCTG contains:
- the LOC124665429 gene encoding uncharacterized protein LOC124665429 produces the protein MAAAAFSIRGFAASKRGEQAAEGRRPLGIKALPPIEAPKFRWWENELASAVAAAAAPSPRRSPKGKPPKKKKRSISDLFAAAPPLPEPPSDESGGGEQAEVEDDEALLAIVRRAKEEKRRKRRRLEEEEEAAAASPEGSGGRETERNFEARKEALENPNLPDGFGTQPSEKPEALQHLRKEMENISRKRKQEKHNTKKVDTVKCIDSNKADKVRKPGDLGKHLPRQSILKIKRTSVKMVKEKHGNSKGKEVIELCRKSVKQVKFSEADDILGSDMQSCELPKQRSLSKLFSAAMASLSSSSSSSMSTEGDKCITTESSSFHMPKEAVTTTKETNVCSNHEDSPTEGEKCTTAESCSSHMLEEAITKTKEANLNPNHEDSPKPSNTELSSHLLDLNQEALPETTDLNYTYNSNSEVPYLPNGRENRRNVSFDSHRLANQLPTADSESVRNTRLAGILLRADQVEVSGIDIVGPPLSLRELGETQRDCSNFSVKDTLTTCMSPCALSDHRFQDSFQQHQNGFHTNLNYGGSQLSTSGKFPPLSLTELGQTHRDSFQQHQNGLHTNLNHGDSQLSTGGRLPSRSSRELNMQRECSPSMGQTLRLMGKDLAVCTTRGETSADTREKYTGTSTNDHWKTNAVLELPRQGQPFLSLQAQSFPSLTVNSTSTMHASTYHSSKSKAHFGYRTPHDFSHPIPAANVFSGDRSPYENRLGNFPSSHPSQPFLLGCPPLPNNCSAAQHHNSLPPWGYYSDPINRTESPRAQFWPTTRQHGTPSSVLHGSFPQQHIVHPTSSSARPLNYVNSTFSHPARVVQEASNSIRDAAHSSRYSENRTGSDVPGNSNSSSVGRYAQKRSGPVRLTPGAKHMLVPSDSSTGDGNSVPVYSCVSFGSRSGNAAPSQNKGT